Within Winogradskyella helgolandensis, the genomic segment GTAAAGCTTACGAATTATTAAGTTTGTTTTTTAACCGAAGTGAAGATGCCGATATTGAACAATGTCCCTATTTAGTAGATGAGGTCAATGTGGCTAAACTAAAAAAAGCAAAAGACATCATTATCGCCAATATGGCAGAACCACCAACGTTGCAAGAGTTAGCAGATGATATAGGTCTAAGTCTCAAAAAATTAAAAGAAGGGTTTAAGCAGATTTATGGCGATTCGGTTTTTAGTTTTCTATTCGATTATAAAATGGAAGTGGCACGTAAACTTTTGGAATCTGGCGATTATAATGTAAACGAAGTGGGTCTAAAAGTAGGGTACAGCACAGGAAGCCATTTTATTGCGGCTTTTAAAAAGAAATTTGGGACGACGCCTAAGAAGTATATAACGGCTTCTAGTTGATGCTGTTTTGTTTCTGAAAATGACCCTTCGATTTGTTTTTATAAATAACAACCACCGATAAATATTTATAAATTATATCCAACACTAAACATTAGAATTCTAGGCAAAATAAAAGTTTTAGTATCGGACACTAAATAATCTGAAAATCTATTACTTTGTTTGAATCGGGCATCAAATAAGTTTTGCCCAGTGATTTTAAAAGACCAAGCACTGTTTTCTTTATTAAAAGATAAAGAGGTGTTTGCAATTTCGTACGAGTTCTTTTGTGAAAAATCTTTATTATTATAGATGTTTTTTCTGTATTCAAAATTAAAAATAAAACCGTTCATAAAATAGTAATCGATTTTTGCAAAAGGGACTGTGGTTATAAATTTGGAAGTGGTATTGTGAGATATAAAGCGTCCAATATCTTGGTTAATGCCTAGTTCTATAGTTGGAAATTTTTCATATAATGTCTCTAAGCCTACTTCATAATTGTAGCTTCTATTAATGTTAGTTTCGATGCTATTATCTATTTCTTGAATGAAACGTGAATCATTATACCCTACGTCTAACTTGTATTTTATGCTTTTTATATCTTTTTCCAAGTGAATATTAGCTATAAAATCTTCGGAAGCATTGTTGAACAGTTTCGCTGTTAAAAACAGATTGATTTGCTGGGAAGGGTTAGGGTTTGATGTGTCAAAGACAACTGAATTTCTTACACCTCTGATTTGCTTGTTATAGCTAAGATTTGCAAATAGAACTAAACCTCTATACAGGCTAAATCTACTATATCTTATATTCAGCGAATGAAATAAGTTGTTTTCTAAATTTTCATTACCTCTAAAAACAGAATTATAAGATTGTAAATAAAATTGGTTTGCAAAACGACTAGCATCAGAGAAGCTTGTTTTTAAATTATAATTAAACTGTATTGTTTTAGATTTATTAAACTCAACTTTAGCTAAAAAATCAGGCAAAACAACCCACTTGTTTTTATGTACTTGTGTTTGTTGGTTTACATTCCAATTGTAATTGTGTAAAAAAGCGCCTTGTTTAAAAGTGAAAATTCCTGTTCTAAATTTATAATGTAATCCTGTAAAAGCATCATTTAATTTAAAAGCTAGGTCGTTGTTAAATCCACCAGTTGCAAAATTATTTTCACTGTCGTTATCTAAGTGTTGTAGGTCTTCTGTGAAAAAATCTTCTATCAAAAGTTTATTACCTATGGTAGAATAAATATGATTACTGTTGTTAATTTCCCAAAAATGTTTAAAAACACCATCAAAATTTTGCTTTTGTGTGTTGCTCTCTTGAAATATACGCGTTAAATCCTGACTATTATCAGTTGGGATTAAGCCTTGTAAAATTGGATGGTTTGTTGTCCAAGATGTGCTTCTGTCCGTTGTATCAAATACATAATTAATTACTGCAGAGAATGTGTGTTTAGCCGATTTTCTTTTGTGCCATTCTATATTTTGGTTCACAAATATTGCTGTTAAACGTTTATCTGTATTTATGGTATTCGTATTATTTGATACCAAACTCGCTAAGTTATTATCATGTCTGTTATTAGTTTTTTTTATTTGTGTCCTTGCATGCCACTTTTCCTTAGTGTTTGGTGAATATTCTAAGTTGAGGTTTGCTATTCCTAACAAATTTTGTGCGTCTGTTTTGTTTGTTCTTTCTTCTATTAAGGTTGTGTATTCATTAAAATCCTCAACAAAACTGCTGGTATTGCTGTCTGAAAAAATAACATATCCTGAAATATCTAATTTTGAAGTAGCAGTTTTTGTGATGTTTAAGGCACCAAATTTTTGTGTACTAGTTAAGACATCTCTATTGTTCATAAACTGAGAAAAGTCGCCACCACGAAAATCAAAATTACCGTTAAAAACGGCATTTACACCACCAGAAAAACTAAAATAGTCTTTAAATGACATGGTTTGCTCACCTATATTATTAATATTTCCGATAAAATTTATATTAGTTTTAGGTGCATAGTAAAAGAGATTGGCGTTTGTTTTGTAGAAATCACGGTTTCCTTTACCTATTTCTACATCGCCAAACGTAAATCGGTTTTTATCTTTTTTTAGAATTACGTTCATCGCCATATCATTCGAGTCTGTTAAGCCTTTTAAAAAAGCTATTTCATTATAGTTATCAATGACTTCTATATCTCCAATGGCATTTGCTGGGATATTGTTGACCGCCAATTTTGAGTTGCCACCAAAAAACTTTTTTCCATCGACTAGCATATGGGTGATTTTTTTACCTAAAACGGTCACACTACCATCTTTGGTTACTTCTACACCAGGTAGTTTTTTGAGTACGTTTCTTAATTTGCGCTCAGAGCCATCAACAAATTTGTCTGTTTTGTAGGTAGTGGTATCACCACTCACGGTTACAGGCATTTCTATAACAACTTCATCTAACTCCTCTGAAGACGGCTCTAAAATAAAATCTTTTTTTAGCGTGTTTGAGGCTACAAATTGAAAATTAATAGGCTTGTAACCTAAATACGAAATTCTAATTGTTACCGTATCTCCTTTAGTAAGTTGTAATTTGTACAATCCCTCATTATCCGTTATAGAAAATTGTAAGTTTTTTGATAGGTCTTTGGGTTTAGCAATTACATTCGCATACGGAACAACATTATTAAGGCTATCTTTAACGGTACCCGATATTGTTATTTTTTGACCCCATAACTGTGTTGAAAACAATAGTAATAAAATGATATAGTTTATTTTCATCCACTAATTGTTACCGAAGACACTGCGTTTTGCTTTTTCTATAATTTTTTCATATTCTTCATAGGTAACAACTTTTCCGTTTGTAGGCGCTTTTACTTTAACTTTTCGTTTTGGATTAAGCTCTATTTTAGTGACCTTAAAGATTGTTCTACCTATTTCTAATTCTAAAATTAACCCTGGCAAACCATATTCTCCTTTAGGCCCAAAATTTAGAGGTAATTTTGGCGCATACCATGCAGTAACCTTGCCATCACTGCGTGTGGCTTTAAACGCTTCATACCCATTAATTTGTTTTGACTCTTGTGTCAATTCCCATTCTAAATTTGGGTTTGGATATATAAAACACTCACCCACAGCTTCGCACTCTTTTATTAAATAAGTGCCTTCTAAAGTATTGTAGTAGTATTCACGAGATCCACCTGCACTAATTCTAGCTGCCCTTTGCGCTATGTCATTATTGTCTAAATTTAAATCTGTCTCTACCTTAAATAAACCTTCACCATTGTTAAATATAATTTTTGACAACGTCGGTTTTGAATTTAAGTAAATTGCATCTAGACTTTGTACCATAAACTCACCTGACTTTTGTTTGACTAATGAATCTCTTTTCTTTAAATAATCATCTACTTTTTTTTGATTTATTGTAGACTCGTATGATATAATACCAGAAAGATTAGCTTGTGCACTTATGTTTAATGTTCCTATAGAAAATGTTATAATTATTAATAATCTTAGATATTTCATGTGTTTTTTATAAAGAATCTAAAGGTATTTAATCTTTAGATATGATTAATTTGCAAAGCTTATCTGTAACTATTTGAATACCTTAAATATAAATAAAAACACTAAACACATCAATTTCTTAGAGATATTATGGTTTTAGTTTTCTATTCGATTATAAAATGGAAGTGGCACGTAAACTTTTAGAATCTGGCGATTATAATGTAAACAAAGTTGGACTAAAAGTAGGGTGCAGCACAGAAAGCCATTTTATTGGGGCTTTAAAAAAAAATTTGAGACTACGTCTAATAAGTATATATCGGCTTCTAGTTAATAATCATAATACCCATCACCACCACTTGGTGTAACCCGTTGTCTATCCTTATAAATTGCTAGATTAAGGATTTCAATATATTGCTCTTCTATCTCCTTTGTTTTATCTACGATGGTACCATAACTTTCAGATTTAGAATAATAATCTACAACCAGTTGCTTAGGGTCTTTTGGCTTAATAAAAGAGATGTAATGTAACGCTTCAACCTTGCCAGAATACTCGTCATCCTTATCTATTTTAAAGAAATACATTACGGCATTTTTACCTTTATCGGTTATAAAATCGCGCTTAAAAAGAAAGGCAATAGAATCTTGTTCTTTTTCATAATTGGCGTCCGATAAAAGTTTGGATTTGGCAAATTGTTGTTGGTTAATACCAATAGATTTTAGTTTGCCCAATAATTTAGAAGCATCTAATTCTTCTAAAACCAGGTATTGATTTTCTTCATCATTTAATAGCTTTTCGTTAAGTTTTGCTGGAATCGTTTCTTTTGCTTTTACTAATAGAATGTAATATTTTACCAAAGCTTTCGTGTCATCTACACTCATCAGTTTTTCAAAAAAATCTTGAGCCGTACGTTCATTTCTATAAGGGAAAATCAATCTTACATAAGTCGCTAAATTTTGAGAATACGAATTATAACCATAATTATTATAGCTTCCTAAATTTCGCTTAATCTCCATTTTAGCATCATTTATCAACTGATTTTTATATTTTTTATAGGTCTTTTGCTTTACTAGTCCACTGTCTTTTACTTTGGCAAGTAAAGTATAAAGTGGTTGTTTGTATTCTTGTATAGTACTGTATTCTAATATTTTAGGAAATAATGAGGCTTTTAAATCCAAAGAATCTTTGCCTTTGTAATTATAGAACATGCTACCAACACTTCCTATAGGTAAATCGCGTTCCATTAATTCTAAAGCAATGGTGTAAGACTCTTTAGTGTTAGAATCTAACAAGCCTTCT encodes:
- a CDS encoding carboxypeptidase-like regulatory domain-containing protein codes for the protein MKINYIILLLLFSTQLWGQKITISGTVKDSLNNVVPYANVIAKPKDLSKNLQFSITDNEGLYKLQLTKGDTVTIRISYLGYKPINFQFVASNTLKKDFILEPSSEELDEVVIEMPVTVSGDTTTYKTDKFVDGSERKLRNVLKKLPGVEVTKDGSVTVLGKKITHMLVDGKKFFGGNSKLAVNNIPANAIGDIEVIDNYNEIAFLKGLTDSNDMAMNVILKKDKNRFTFGDVEIGKGNRDFYKTNANLFYYAPKTNINFIGNINNIGEQTMSFKDYFSFSGGVNAVFNGNFDFRGGDFSQFMNNRDVLTSTQKFGALNITKTATSKLDISGYVIFSDSNTSSFVEDFNEYTTLIEERTNKTDAQNLLGIANLNLEYSPNTKEKWHARTQIKKTNNRHDNNLASLVSNNTNTINTDKRLTAIFVNQNIEWHKRKSAKHTFSAVINYVFDTTDRSTSWTTNHPILQGLIPTDNSQDLTRIFQESNTQKQNFDGVFKHFWEINNSNHIYSTIGNKLLIEDFFTEDLQHLDNDSENNFATGGFNNDLAFKLNDAFTGLHYKFRTGIFTFKQGAFLHNYNWNVNQQTQVHKNKWVVLPDFLAKVEFNKSKTIQFNYNLKTSFSDASRFANQFYLQSYNSVFRGNENLENNLFHSLNIRYSRFSLYRGLVLFANLSYNKQIRGVRNSVVFDTSNPNPSQQINLFLTAKLFNNASEDFIANIHLEKDIKSIKYKLDVGYNDSRFIQEIDNSIETNINRSYNYEVGLETLYEKFPTIELGINQDIGRFISHNTTSKFITTVPFAKIDYYFMNGFIFNFEYRKNIYNNKDFSQKNSYEIANTSLSFNKENSAWSFKITGQNLFDARFKQSNRFSDYLVSDTKTFILPRILMFSVGYNL
- a CDS encoding GLPGLI family protein; this encodes MKYLRLLIIITFSIGTLNISAQANLSGIISYESTINQKKVDDYLKKRDSLVKQKSGEFMVQSLDAIYLNSKPTLSKIIFNNGEGLFKVETDLNLDNNDIAQRAARISAGGSREYYYNTLEGTYLIKECEAVGECFIYPNPNLEWELTQESKQINGYEAFKATRSDGKVTAWYAPKLPLNFGPKGEYGLPGLILELEIGRTIFKVTKIELNPKRKVKVKAPTNGKVVTYEEYEKIIEKAKRSVFGNN